The region ACGCTACTTGTGTGGAGGACCTGATTGTGAAGAAGGACAGCACGggcatgcagcgcatcaATGGCGTGGTGACCAACTACACTCTGGTCAGCATGGCACATGGCCTGCAGAGCTGCATGGACCCTCAGACCATCACCGCGCCCGTGATTTGCTCTTTTGCTGGTCACGATGGTCCGTTCGGTGCCTTCACGGtcaagcgcctcgagagCGCCGGCCTGGTCAAGCTGGGCGACATGCACCCGATGGACATGAACAagtccgagtcgctcaTCGTGAACAACACGCGCGAGATCTTCCCTGGTGCCATTGTGGGCGGCATGGAACTTAGCGAGCTCGATGGTCACCCCCGCATGGGTGCGTCGTTCGGCGGTATGCTTGGTAGCGGGCAGAAGGCGGCTCTGGAGGCCATCAAGGTGTTTGACCGCCTTGAGGTGGAGGACGGTGAAGTGATTTGCGAGCGCACTTAACTACGATAGACGATCGAGTGCGCAAACAATATGTCCTACAGAACGGCCCGAGCCGGCGAACCAGGAACAACGGCATCTTGTACAATCTTGGCAAGGGCTAGCACCTTTTCCTCTTGGAAGCGACGGCCCATGAGCTGAATACCAATTGGCATTCCATTGTGTTTATTGGGGTCATCTAGGTTAGCACAGATACATACAAGCATGGTAGACCTCTTCGTCCGTCGTATTGAAAAACTCGTCGCGTGTCTTTTGCGGTACAGGGCCAGATTTGGCAAGCGGCATTGACACGCTCGAATAGTGCAAGACATTACCGACTGGCGTGTATCCTGCTGTGAGACACATGACTTACCAAAGTAGTTCACGCCGCCACGCTCCCAGGCTACTACTCCAGTATTCGGCATAAGGATTGCATCCATAGGACGCTTGCACTGCGTGCGCTTCGCCGTCTCGTTCCAGGCTTGGTCATATTCCGCTGTGTAGGCCAAACGGTCCTCGGCCTGTTCCCACACTTCCTCTGCCGTCGCCGGTTCACGATCACCGCGCTTCTCGCCCATGAGCTCTGCCACTTCAGGAACCAGAGGCTCGCCTGCGTCTTCGCAAAGCTCGTGAATCTTGCCACCGGCAGTCTGTGCCATAATCGagagctgcgtcagccgGACAACGTACCCAAATCGTAAGCGCATGCGCGTGGGACGGTGGCTCGAATGGGATCACTTCGTGGCCAAGGCGATGCAATGAATCAGCAATGTGCTCCAAAGCAGCCCGAATCGGTGGCTGGGGATGCGCCACATCGTCATGCAGCATGAGACCAAACACGAGCTTCTTCGGGGGAGTGTATGGCCTCCAAGGCAATTCCACCACTGCTGGATCCACTTCCCACGGCTTGTAAGCCAGTGTTAGCTTCGCGAAAATTTCGAGGCACGCGAGTGAATTGCCCATTGGGCCCACAACGGACGGAATCGAGATCTGTCCGCCAAGCTGCGTAAGTCACGAAACGTACTGTCGACCGAGCTCCGAAAAGCGAGAAACGACCAGGGGTGCTCTTCAACCCCCAAACACCATTTACACTCGCAGGGATACGAATAGAACCTCCAATGTCACTGCCAACACCGAGCGCAGCTCCGCGCTGGGCCAGCAACGACCCTTCTCCGCCAGAAGAACCACCTGCTGAACACAGCCGATTGTAAGGATTGCATGTCCATCCCATGACATTATTCACAGTTTCGGCCGTCTGTATTAAGTAGTCGACATACCATCATACTTGTAGGCACGTTTGTCTTCACGTGAAAGACGGCACCGGCATCCCGGAGCACGGGTACGACGCCGgactcgtcctcctccgtCGCAGGGTCATCGAGCCATGCCACGAATCCGACTGACGTATCATAGCCTTTCACATAGAACTGGTCTTTAAGCGAAACTGGCACGCCATGCAATGGCCCGATCGTCTTCCCCGTCTTAGCCAAGTGGGCATCCAGTGCATCAGCTTGCTGGAGCGCAGCTTCCAGCATAAACTCGCTTAAACAGTTTGTCTGGGTAAGTGTCTATACATACGAGTTGATGGGCAATTGCCGCACGATGTGCAAAAGCTTCAGTAACGGTACGTGCCGAcagcttgcgctcggccagcgcagcggcaagcggctcgagctccaGGGAGGTGATACGCCTCTCTTCCTCACTCAAGGCACTCTCCACGTAGCTAATAGAATTTGGCATTTCCTTTGGATCAGGAATATTTGCCAATCGCCACTGGGATGGGATTGCTTCCCGAATAGCCGCGCGTTTCTTCTCAGCGCGGACCTGCCAATCTTCGCTCGACATGATGGGGTATGTGGAGGTTCATACACCTGATCCGTGCCCCATTGGAATTAAACTTCTGGCGCCATGGTGGTCAGGGAGCCTGGCCGGGTGGCGAACACCCGTCACGCTTCTGTGTCTCCTGCCAGATCCAAGAAGGTGGAAAAGGCTATCGCTGATGACCATTTCCTGGAAGAGATGGGCCACAAGCCAGAGCTACAGCGTAACTTTTCCTTTATATCTATGCTTGGCTTGGCCTTTGCCATTCTGAATTCATGGACAGCGCTGGCCGTATCAATGTCTGTGGCACTTCCAAGTGGCGGCCCAACATCAGTGATATGGGGACTAATCACTGCGGGAATTTGTAGCATCTGTCTCGCTTCGTCTCTCGCTGAATTCCTCTCCGCATACCCCACGGCGGGCGGGCAGTACCACTGGGTGGCCATTGTCTCTCCAAGCTCCATGCAGCGATTCCTTTCCTACTTTACTGGATGGATCAATGTAGGAGGTTGGATTGCTATGGCAGCTACGGGGCCACTCCTGGCAAGCCAGCTGATTACCGGCATTATTGCGCTGATGCACCCGTCGTATGAGCCTCAGCGCTGGCACCAGTTTCTAATGTATCTTGCCTATTCCTTTCTAGGGTTTGTCGTCAATGCATTTGGAAATGCTATACTGCCTATTGTCAACAAAGCTTGCTTCTATTGGTCCATGACTGGGTTTGTCGTGATCTCCATCGTGGTGCTGAGCACTGCGGCGCCTGATTTCGCCACAGCTGAATACGTCTTTGGCCGCTTCGAGAACGAAACAGGTTGGCCTGATGGAGTCGCTTGGCTTTTGGGTCTTTTGCAAGGCGCATTTGGCTTGGCAGCTTACGATTCCGTCGCCCACATGATCGAAGAGATCCCAAACGCAAGAGTACAAGGACCACGCGTGATGGTAGGAAGTGTACTGATCGGTATTAGCACTGGGTTCATCTTCCTAGTATGCCTGTTATTTGCGTCAGGCGGTTCCAAGAACTTTGAATCGCTGATCACCACTGCGGAAACACCACTGATCCATATCTTCTCCATTGCGACCAAGAGTAAGGCGGGAGCAGTGTGCCTGACCATGTTTCCTCTACTATGCATGATCTTCACAACCATGAGCCTCTTTACCGCTTCAAGCCGTATGTCTTATGCATTTGCTCGTGACAATGGTCTCCCTTTCTCCACGAGCTTTGCGCATCTTCATCAAAAGCTTAAAGTGCCGCTCAATGCGCTGATCCTCACCCTGGTCGGTGTGATTATCTTTGGTCTCATCTATCTCGGATCTTCTAGTGCTTTCAATGCGATCACTTCCGCTGCCGTTGTATGGCTTAACATGTCCTACGGCATTCCCGTTACAATCAATCTACTTTCAGGGCGATCAAAACTTCCTCCTAGACACTTTCATCTGGGAAACCTTGTGGGATATATCTTTAACATCGTCGGCATCCTTTATGTCATCCTAACTACGGTTCTGTTCTTGTTTCCACCCTCTGTACCGACTACTGGGAACACAATGAACTACTGCGTGGTTGCTTACGCGATTCTACTTATTTTCATGATGGGGTGGTGGATTGCTCACGCACGCAAGCAATACAAGGGACCACCTATCGAAGCTATGGTCCGTGCTGCTCATAAATGGGGGGGATTAGTCGAACAACACTCTccctcctcttcctcgaaGAGCTTACATGCGGATAAGCCTCTTGTAGACTAACTATGCTGTGTGCACTATTGTTATGAATTGTGTATATAGTCCACAAGCCACTACTATTAAAGTCTTTTAAATCTAGAGGTATGGACAATGCTCGAAAATTGACATACTACAAATGATCCAATGTCTAATAAAGGCACAGCAGGACACCGTTGCCTGTCCTCATCGGATATAATCGGACAATGCGCCAGCTAGGATTGCTGCCGCCAATATCGTGCTTTACTGATAATTCACGTCAGACTCAGCCGATCCTATGTGGGCGTTGATTATTTAATATTTCACCATCGTCACCACGCACGACCTTCCGCTGCTAGTCCGTAAATGCTAAAACATTTGTTATGCACGGGGAATCCTAACTGAAACCATGATAAATTGGCGTAAAACTTTGCGTGACACACAGGAACTTTACAGGAACCATGGCGCATAGCGAAGTGGGGTTCAAGGCGTAATACTACACCAGGGAGCAGTCAATCCTTCGGGTCTCCAGTGTCGTGTAGGCTGTACAAATATCACTTCACTTCCTTATAAATGAACCAATCTTGCAAATAGCCCCAATCCTTGGTCCATGAATACAATTGCTAGGACATTCTACAATCATGTCAAACGAAAAAATTGAGCAAACGACGAATGAATTTACTTCCAGTCCTCCGATCAATACTCATGACGAAGCAATACACGAATTAAAAGACAGAAGCACTCAAAGCGATCCCATAAACGCCTCGCATGTCGAGAGGCACCTCAACGATCTCTCTCATGTTCTTATCGACGACCCCAATATTGACCCACAACTGGTACGCCAGGCAGAAAAAGCGCTCGAGTCCGGCGACGCCAAATATGAAACAGAATTGGCGGAGTTGCTTGAGAATGACTCTCCTTATGTCAGTGTTCGTTCTGCTGTGAGCAATGTTGACGATGAAAATATGCCCATCAATACCATCCGAATTTGGACAATCGGAATTTTCTGTATGATTGTTATTCCTGGAATCAACCAGCTATTGTCTCTTCGTCAACCCACTACGTCAATTGGCGCCATCGTGGCTGTTATTGTAACGTATCCAATCGGAATTTTTCTTGCGAATGTTCTGCCAACTGCCAAATGGCATACTCGATTTGGTTCATTGACATTGAACCCCGGGCCTTTTAACGTTAAGGAGCACACATTACTAATGGTGATGTGCAGCATGTCATTTGGGGGATCTTACGCATCTACAATATATGGTTCCCAAAAGTATATCTATAACCAAGACTTTGGGTTTGGGTTCAAAATATTGATCGTTTGGAGTACACAACTTTTAGGCTTAGGTCTCGCGAGTTTCACTCGCCGGTTCTTGGTTTGGCCGTCCTCTATGATTTGGCCATCTAATCTGCCTTACTGTGCGATGCTCAACTCACTTCATGGTATTTCCACATCAGAAGGCGATTCCCTAGGCAAAGGTCGATTCAAGTTTTTTTGGCTGGTGTGCGGGGTAACGTTCCTTTACCAGTTTTTCCCCACGTATATCTTCACCATGTTAAGTGTTGGAAATTGGTTTTGTCTAATCGCGCCAGACAATGTGCCGCTTAACCAGATGCTAGGCACTCAGTCTGGTGTTGGATTATTGCCGCTCACCTTTGATTGGAACCAAATCACATACGTTATTAACCCTTTGGCAACGCCTTGGTGGGCACAAGCTCATACAATTGTTGGATTCTTTGCCTTCTTCGTCATTACAACTCCCGTCGCTTATTATTCTAATGTTTGGAACGGTTCCTACCTCCCTATGTTTGATTCAAGCTCTTATGATCGGTTCGGAAGTGTCTTCGATGTCTCGCGAGTCACTGATAACAACAGCGGGACGATAATCTTCAATGCCGAAAAATACAATGAATATTCCATCGAGTACATCCCAACAGCATTAGCGATAAGCTACTTCTTGTCTTTTGCCTCAGTCACAGCTGTAGTTGTCCATGTGGCACTTTTTGACGGGAAAATGCTCTTGCGCCAAATGCGATCAACTCCGTTGCAAGATACTGATATTCACATGCGCCTAATGTCCAAGTACAAAGAGTCTCCATTCTGGTGGTATGGTTTACTGTTCGTTGTGTCGTTGGCTATGGGGATTGCAGGAGTCCAGAACTGGCCAACAGGTATGCATACAGGTCATTTTGTTTTGGCTATTATATTTGGTGCCATTTTCTTGCTTCCTATCGGGGTTATTACCGCAAAAAGTAACCAAGAAGTCGGGTTAAACATGATTTCCGAGCTTGTGGTAGGCTATATGCTGCCAGGACGGCCATTAGCAATGATGATTTTCAAAACTACCATGTATATGATGACATCTCAAGCTCTAATGTTTATCAGTGATCAGAAACTTGGCCACTATATGAAAATCCCCCCTCAAACACTCTTTCTAACACAAGTCTTGTCCACTGTTGTCGGAGGACTTTCCAGTCTTGCTGTTCAGGATTGGGCTTTGAAATATATTCCAGATGTTTGCTCAAAGCACCAGCCAGACAAATTTACCTGCCCAGATTTCAAAGTATTCGGAACTGCAAGTGAAATTTGGGGCCTCATCGGGCCAAAACTTTTGTTTAACCCAGGCCGCACTTACAACCATCTCCTTTATGGATTCCTAGTTGGCGCTCTGTCTCCCATTCCATTCTGGTTGATTGCAAAACAATATCCGAACAGCCAATGGCGTCTGGTAAACATGCCGGTCATGTTTACGGCCACCGGAAATATTCCACCTGCGACGGGGATCAACTTCACTGCTCCCACGCTAGTTGGATTCCTTACGCAATATGTTTGGAAAAAGTATCGGACCGTTCAATGGGCAAAATACAATTATGTTCTTTctgccgcgctcgctggAGCTACCGCCATATCTACAGTGTTCATTTTCTTTACCCTTCAATTTCCGAACGGGCCGAACCAGCAGTTTATGGACGAGGGATGGTGGGGTAATACGGCGCCATACAATACAGCAGACGCATTGGGAACACCTTTCAGAACACCAGACAACAAACTTGGATTTGCTGGGACCCCATCGCAAATTGGCCAGACTGCTTAATCTTATGGCTCGCTCAGGAATCCCCGGTCATGCAATATTTTATGATGCGCGCGTACTCGAACGTTTTTGTTCCTTTGGTGAAACTTGGTTTAAGGATTATCTTGGCAGTGCAATACCTATATATCTGAGATTCAAAGGGAAACGATACGGAAAAATTTATGTAGTAAGATAGAAAGTTAACGTCTTCTCCATGCTTGCTATGGATCGTGCTGCCGCTGAGCAGCAATAGACAATGAGATCCAGGACTAATTGTAACCGCTAAGAATAAAGGCAGAAAACATCCCTGGATTTTCTTCGAACTTCCGCCCAGCGCCCAATGCTTATCGTTAAGTGCTAAAGTTTGCTAAGAATAGGGAATTACAACCAGGTTTACACTTTCGTCTTATCTGAGAAACTTTGGTATCTTGTCGAACTTCAATATCGAATcggccgagctgcgctaCATAGTATATATTTAATCTACCATCGGTTTATATTGTGCTTGTCATTTATTGCATGTGATCGGCTCTCATCGGGCAAAGGAAATGTGGAAAGAGATTAGCATGTGCGGCCAATAAGGCTTGTAGTGCATTGCACCTGTTCTCGCGGTGTCTTCATGCAATATGTCCGGAAGTGACACCATACGGTCCAATGGACGAAGGACAACTACTTGATTTCAGCTGCTCTTGGGAGGCGCCACAGTTATTTAACAGTGTTCAGTTTCTTTACATTGCAGCTACCAAATGACTTTAATCAAGGTTTCCAGTCAGGGTGGGGAACCAATACATATACTCGTATTCAGCGTAGA is a window of Malassezia japonica chromosome 7, complete sequence DNA encoding:
- a CDS encoding amidase (EggNog:ENOG503NTYP; COG:I; COG:J; COG:T), which translates into the protein MLHDDVAHPQPPIRAALEHIADSLHRLGHEVIPFEPPSHAHALTIWLSIMAQTAGGKIHELCEDAGEPLVPEVAELMGEKRGDREPATAEEVWEQAEDRLAYTAEYDQAWNETAKRTQCKRPMDAILMPNTGVVAWERGGVNYFVGNVLHYSSVSMPLAKSGPVPQKTRDEFFNTTDEEVYHAYDPNKHNGMPIGIQLMGRRFQEEKVLALAKIVQDAVVPGSPARAVL